One region of Zingiber officinale cultivar Zhangliang chromosome 7B, Zo_v1.1, whole genome shotgun sequence genomic DNA includes:
- the LOC122005282 gene encoding NDR1/HIN1-like protein 10, with protein MSSSAGNPKPAVVTGYPASGSAYPYPVPQPTSYYPNGAPPPPPFYPPPPAYAPPPRYNTTFLRRLLSIAVAVFILLGLLALIFWLVLRPRLPEFTVSSAAVTGFNLSAQQQQLSATFDLNITVHNPNHKMRIYYERVTASVLYSSDILSENSLAPFYQGTGETTVLKARLAALGWYVNSDVARGIESDRGRGDGSVRFNVRVFSLVRFRSGAWRTRWHTLRVYCNDVPIGFGNGTNATTTGHLLSSAPNKCVVNL; from the coding sequence ATGAGTTCCTCCGCCGGCAATCCCAAGCCTGCCGTCGTCACCGGCTACCCAGCCTCCGGATCCGCCTACCCCTACCCTGTTCCTCAGCCCACCTCCTACTATCCGAACGGCGCCCCTCCCCCGCCGCCCTTCTACCCTCCTCCTCCGGCGTACGCTCCTCCTCCCCGCTACAACACCACCTTCCTTCGCCGCCTCCTCTCCATCGCCGTCGCGGTCTTCATCCTCCTCGGCCTTCTCGCGCTCATCTTCTGGCTCGTCCTCCGCCCCCGGCTCCCCGAGTTCACCGTCTCCTCTGCTGCCGTCACCGGCTTCAACCTCTCCGCTCAACAGCAGCAGTTATCCGCCACCTTCGACCTCAACATCACCGTCCACAACCCCAACCATAAGATGCGCATCTACTACGAGCGCGTCACCGCCAGCGTGCTATATTCTTCCGACATCTTGTCCGAAAACTCTCTCGCACCGTTCTATCAAGGGACGGGCGAAACCACCGTTCTCAAAGCTCGACTGGCGGCGCTCGGGTGGTACGTCAATTCCGATGTGGCGAGGGGGATCGAGTCGGACCGTGGGCGAGGTGATGGCTCAGTAAGATTCAATGTTCGGGTTTTCTCCTTGGTTAGGTTTCGATCCGGGGCATGGAGGACCAGGTGGCATACCTTGAGGGTTTACTGTAATGACGTTCCGATTGGGTTCGGAAATGGTACGAATGCGACTACCACGGGTCATCTGCTTAGCTCAGCACCAAACAAGTGTGTGGTTAATCTCTGA